The following proteins are co-located in the Vidua macroura isolate BioBank_ID:100142 chromosome 1, ASM2450914v1, whole genome shotgun sequence genome:
- the RIPOR2 gene encoding rho family-interacting cell polarization regulator 2 — MSIGSHSFSPGGPNGIIRSQSFAGFSGLQERRSRCNSFIENSSALKKPQAKVKKMHNLGHKNSTTPKEPQPKRMEEVYRALKSGLDEYLEVHQTELDKLTTQLKDMKRNSRLGVLYDLDKQIKAVERYMRRLEFHISKVDELYEAYCIQRRLCDGASKMKQAFAMSPASKAARESLTEINRSYKEYTENMCTIEAELENLLGEFCIKMKGLAGFARLCPGDQYEIFMRYGRQRWKLKGKIEVNGKQSWDGEEMVFLPLIVGLISIKVTEVKGLATHILVGSVTCETKDLFAARPQVVAVDINDLGTVKLNLEITWYPFDVEDLTPSTGNVSKASALQRRMSMYSQGTPETPTFKDHSFFSNLPDDVFENGTAATEKRPLSFTFGDLPYEDAVPPANSAESSSAHVSSSPDITATPAQHRALESSQSSSLDCSSSDSRRDSVAEPKDLPSHGEGVVAESKNTPRAAPEVCQKISDAGSDRVFVETSVPVSLLQDTDEGSELKPVELDTYEGNITKQLVKRLTSAETPLTPERLPCEGSISGESEGYKSYLDGSIEEALQGLLLALEPHKEQYKEFQDLDQEVMHLDDILKCKPAVSRSRSSSLSLTVESALESFDFLNTSDFDDEDGGGVEVCNGGGGADSVFSDTEIEKNSYRTEHPEARGHLSEALTEDTGVGTSVAGSPLPLTTGNDSLDITIVKHLQYCTQLIQQIVFSSKTPFVTRDLLDKLSRQILVMENIAEISTENLGNITSLTDAIPEFHKKLSLLAFWMKCTGPSGVYHTSADKMMKQLDINFATTVNEECPGLAETVFRILVSQILDRTEPVLYSSMSSETITVFQYYNYFASHSVNDLGSYLLQLAKEASVVQVLQSVKDGKLQQNVSKINSNNLPPQQEVLRALALLLNENKNEVSETVASLLTATAENRHFREKALIYYCEALTQPNLQLQKAACLALRYLKATESIKMLVTLCQSDNEEIRKVASETLLSLGEDGRLAYEQLDKFPREFVKVGSRRGTEAATAF, encoded by the exons ATGTCAATAGGATCACATTCATTCTCCCCAGGAGGTCCTAATGGGATTATTAGAAGTCAGTCCTTCGCTGGCTTCAGCGGGCTTCAGGAAAGACGGTCCAG GTGCAACTCCTTTATTGAAAATTCCTCTGCACTCAAGAAGCCCCAAgcaaaagtgaagaaaatgcatAATTTGGGCCATAAGAACAGCACCACGCCCAAAGAACCCCAGCCTAAAAGGATGGAAGAGGTCTACCGAGCCCTGAAAAGTGGCCTGGA TGAGTATCTGGAAGTCCACCAGACAGAGCTGGATAAGCTGACTACTCAGTTAAAAGACATGAAAAGAAACTCACGCCTG GGAGTCCTGTACGATTTAGATAAG caAATCAAAGCAGTTGAGAGATACATGAGAAGGCTGGAGTTCCACATTAGCAAG GTGGATGAGCTTTATGAAGCCTATTGTATCCAAAGACGTCTCTGTGATGGTGCCAGCAAAATGAAGCAAGCTTTTGCAATGTCTCCTGCCAGCAAAGCAGCTCGAGAGAGTTTGACCGAAATCAACAGGAGCTACAAGGAGTACACAGAG AACATGTGTACCAtagaggcagagctggaaaaccTATTGGGGGAGTTTTGCATCAAGATGAAAG GTCTGGCTGGATTCGCTCGGCTCTGCCCTGGAGATCAATATGAG attttcatGCGTTACGGTCGTCAGCGCTGGAAACTAAAAGGCAAGATAGAAGTGAATGGCAAGCAAAGCTGGGATGGAGAAGAGATGGTTTTCCTCCCTCTCATTGTTGGACTGATCTCCATTAAG GTCACAGAAGTTAAAGGGCTTGCTACTCATATCCTTGTGGGAAGCGTAACCTGTGAGACAAAAGACCTGTTTGCAGCTCGGCCTCAGGTGGTTGCAGTAGACATTAATGACCTTGGCACAGTAAAGCTGAACCTTGAGATCACCTGGTA TCCCTTTGATGTTGAAGACTTGACCCCATCCACAGGAAATGTGAGCAAGGCATCTGCTCTCCAGAGGAGAATGTCCATGTACAGCCAAGGCACTCCTGAAACACCAACATTCAAGGACCACTCATTCTTT TCAAATTTGCCAGATGATGTCTTTGAAAATGGGACAGCGGCCACTGAGAAGCGGCCTCTCTCCTTCACTTTTGGTGACCTGCCTTATGAAGACGCCGTGCCCCCTGCCAACTCAGCAGAGTCCTCGTCTgctcatgtcagctccagccctgacaTCACTGCGACCCCCGCCCAGCACCGAGCCCTGGAGTCCTCCCAGAGCTCAAGCCTAGACTGTAGCAGCAGCGACTCCCGCAGAGACTCTGTTGCTGAGCCAAAGGACCTGCCGTCCCACGGAGAGGGAGTGGTGGCCGAGAGCAAGAACACCCCAAGGGCAGCTCCTGAAGTTTGCCAAAAGATCTCTGATGCTGGGAGCGATCGTGTCTTTGTAGAAACAAGTGTCCCGGTGTCTCTCCTGCAGGACACGGATGAAGGTTCAGAACTCAAGCCTGTGGAGCTGGACACCTATGAGGGCAACATCACGAAGCAGCTGGTCAAAAGGCTTACATCAGCAGAGACACCCCTGACCCCAGAGAGGCTGCCGTGTGAGGGATCCATTAGTGGGGAATCAGAAGGATATAAGTCTTATCTCGATGGAAGCATTGAGGAAGCCTTGCAAGGGCTTCTCTTAGCTCTTGAGCCACATAAAGAGCAGTATAAAGAGTTTCAGGACCTGGATCAAGAAGTGATGCATCTAGATGACATCCTAAAA TGCAAGCCAGCAGTAAGCCGAAGCAGGTCCTCCAGTTTAAGTCTAACAGTTGAAAGTGCTTTAGAAAGCTTTGATTTCCTGAACACCTCTGACTTTGATGATGAGGATGGTGGTGGTGTGGAGGTTTGTAATGGTGGAGGAGGTGCAGACTCAGTATTTTCAGATACTGAGATTGAGAAGAATAG ttACAGGACGGAACACCCAGAAGCCAGAGGCCACCTGAGCGAAGCTCTCACCGAGGACACGGGTGTGGGCACCAGCGTGGCTGGCAGCCCTCTGCCCCTGACCACAGGCAACGACAGCCTCGATATAACCATAGTTAAGCACTTGCAGTATTGCACCCAGCTCATTCAG CAAATTGTGTTCTCCAGTAAAACACCGTTTGTGACAAGAGACCTCCTGGATAAGCTGTCCAGGCAGATCCTCGTGATGGAGAATATTGCGGAGATCAGCACTGAGAACTTGGGAAACATCACCTCTCTTACTGATG CAATTCCAGAGTTCCACAAGAAGCTGTCACTGCTGGCTTTCTGGATGAAATGTACTGGCCCTTCAGGAGTGTATCACACCTCTGCAGACAAGATGATGAAGCAGTTGGATATCAATTTTGCCACCACTGTGAATGAGGAGTGTCCAGGACTTGCAGAAACAG TCTTCAGGATCCTGGTGTCTCAGATTCTGGACCGGACGGAGCCTGTCCTCTACTCCAGCATGTCCTCCGAGACCATTACTGTCTTTCAGTATTACAACTACTTTGCCAGCCACAGTGTCAATGACCTTGGAAGCTATTTGCTGCAGCTTGCAAAAGAAG CATCTGTGGTTCAGGTGCTGCAGTCAGTGAAAGACGGAAAACTGCAGCAAAATGTGTCCAAAATAAACTCCAATAACCTTCCACCACAGCAGGAAGTTTTAAGAGCTTTGGCTTTACTtctcaatgaaaataaaaatgaagtcaGTGAGACTGTGGCATCACTTCTGACAGCAACTGCAGAAAACAGGCACTTCAGGGAGAAG